A stretch of DNA from Microcaecilia unicolor chromosome 10, aMicUni1.1, whole genome shotgun sequence:
ttatgtaggaaaagctggatgcgtagatagatttgtatttaagtcctttagagcttgggtaatgtaggtttagatatgttcgtgttgatctggaTGTGTTTCTGGTAGGTAAGTTGATTAAGTCTGTCATATATCCAGGGGCTTCgccataaatgattttgtggaccagggtgcagattttgaaggcaatgcgttctttgattgcaagccagtgtaatttttcacggagaggttttgcactttcaaatctcatTTTTTCCAattataagcctagctgctgtgttttgagcggtctgaagtttctttaaagtttgttctttacatcctgcatagattccattgcagtaatctaagtggcttattaccattgattgtaccaggttatgaaAAGTTTCCCTCTGGAAGAATTCTTTCacccgtttaagtttccacattgagtggaacattttctttgtggtggatttcacttggctatCCAGTGATAGGTTGCGGTCTAttataatgccgaggattttcaggctctctgagatagggagggtgtaatctgggatgTCGATGCGTGTGGGGTTGTccgtattgtgttgggatgagaggatgagataatgtgttttttctttattgagttttagtttaaatgcatttgcccatgagtccatgatgtttaggcttagcttgatttcgttggtgatttctgtcagtttagctttgtaaggaatgtatattatgacatcgtctgcatagatgaaggggttaaggccttggttggatagggacttggctagtggtgtcatcattaagttgaagagggtcggtgacaacggtgatccttgtggtactccacaatctgctttccacggtgatgatatgtttgagtttgatttgacttaatatgttcttgtggttaggaagcccttgatccagctgagtatgtttccaccgatcccgaaTTTGTCCAGTAGTCttattagtatattgtggtttaccatgtcgaaagtgctcaacatgttgaattggaggaggagaatgtttttgcctgttgctatttcttgcttgaatttggctagaagagtgagtattactgtttcggtgctgtggagggggcgaaatcctgactgtgattcatgtaagatTGAGAATTTGCTTATATAATCTGTTAGTTGTCTggtgctttccatcagtttgactaccaacgggatagatgctacagGGCGGTAGTAAGTAATTTCATCCCCAGTGTAACTGTGTATTTAGTCCCATGGGTTCCATAGACTTAAGCTGATATGTCCAAAAGACTTCATGCTGGAATAGATTTTTATTCACATATCCCCCTCGGATGTCCAATTGTATCTGTTCCAAGATTACACACTTCAAATCAGTAAAATCATGTGCCTGCGTGACACAGTGCTGTACTAGAGGTGCCCTGGGTGTTCTGGTTGCAATCCTTGAGCGATGCTCCCTCATATGTGTATGCAGGGCTCTGCTTGTCTTACCCACATACACCTTGCCACATGGGCATATCACCGCATAGACCACATTCGACGAAGCCGAGCAAACAGGAACCTGTCGGGGTCCGGTGGATAAAAGAAGAATGCAGATAAGTGTTTGGTGATCTTTCAATAGCCTGCGTGTGTAGAAGAATAGATAGACAAAAAGTCAAGAGTAAAAATAtaacacataaaagaaaaaaattttaaaaatataccaTCAACACCACCATGCTGTGAGATACAGAGGTGGTGGGGGTTCAAGTCAGTGAATATAAGCTGTCACAGAAGCTTAAAAGTCCCGACACAATTTGAGGACAGAGGCTAGGTAACATTATGAGACTGTTCCCGTATAAGATCTGAAGTCCGTGGTGGTATATATAACTGTAGTGGATGTACAGGTTGAAGTGAAAGCTTATTGGGAGCATATAGCCATACTTTCTTGGAGGtaatgaactggacaatgttggcacatttagactgcctctggaaagaacttctgcatgaaggaagttacatggaaatacttttaaaacaaataggagaaaatatgttttcactcaatgaatagttaagctctggaactctttgccggaggatgtagtaaaagcagttagtctatctgggattaaaaaaggtttgaacaaattcctggaggcaaagtccatagtctgctattgagacagacatgcgaagcaactgcttgccctaggatttgtagtatggagtgttgccatggtttgggtttctgccaggtacttgtgacctggtttggccactgtttggaaaacaggatactaggctagttggaccattggtctgacccagtaaggctactctTAAGATCTtaaagtaataataaaaaaagcaagtacatttttataatataccactgcaatccacaaaacaaaaagaggcAACTTTCCATATgccatcttttttcttttgatgtaggcacaagaaaaaaaggtgttaaatactcccattttcaacctaattaacGTTTTtcaattgtacttataaatagtaagtctgattgttaagtacgtgattctcataacatgatgtctattttggtagccctttactaggtgaaagctTCTCTGCACAATACAGGGATCTCCCTATagctagcccctccaaatgacatcattctttaaaatgtagaacaaattagtactctaaccgatgaaaacAATACTTctctgtacatccgtatgctacaAGCCAGTATGTCTGAAAATATacgtgagatcaaataaaaaatgctaccaataaagaacaacgaggatgcagcagctcataggattGCTGGCTTTGTTTAAAGTACTGTCTGAAAACAGTAGAGAACGAGAGTGGcgtcaactttttgacgtcatcctgTCTTCTATTTTCTCTTCGACCTCTTTggatgagtctggctgcaataGCCTACAGCCCGGGTAGAAAGCAAGTGCGGCTGCGCTGCATAAATTTGTTGAAGGGAAGTGGAAAAGGCGGTACTTACTACTTCCattcccgcgggattcccgctcAAGGTTGAATTCCCGCAAACGCCGTTCTGTCTTTTCAGGCGCCCGCTCAACTGTcacctctgacgcaacttcctcttTCCGGCAAGGTGGGACGTCACTCACGTCACGGGATGCCTCAGAAGGAGAGGAGTTGTGCCTTAGGGGACGGGGCAgcggagaaggaaagctgtggaATTTATCGACCTCAGGTATGAGCTTGACAGCCGGATCATCGACAAGTAATAGAGGGAGATAATGGTAGATCATGGGGAGGAGAAGTGTATCCCCAAATGCGTGTTTTGCTGTTTTTACGTGGGGGTATTtccgtttaaaaattttttaagaaATGTTGCATTAGTTCCTGTGATAAGAAATGAGACCTGCCTCTTTTCCAGCAACATCTTGAGACTGTTGTTGGAATCAATGCCCAGGTGACTGTAGCAACAATACATGAGCCTACGTGGTAaagatgttttgttttggggttttttttaagtgtaGTTAAAGGACATTTTTAAGAAGTATTGTCCTTTATGCTTATTTTATCCACTTTTGATGGTTCCTATTTGGTCCTAAATCTAAACTACTGCAGACCTGAGAAACAGTTTTTGTTCCTCTTCCTTGTGCTGTGAACTTGCAGAATGTTGACTTGCGCTATAAACAGGGCTTTAAATGCAGAGAACTAGTACAAGTGCGGGGCTTACAAATAAAAGTAAATCAATGAGGGCGGGGATAATTATCCTGAGAAGAAAATTAGTTGAAAACGGTACTTTAGCATTATAGCAAACAGTATTTTGTGATAAAGtgtaaagggaaaaggaaaaatgTGTAAGGGCGAAAAATAAAGAGTGTGTTTTCATATCCGGTTGCGTTCCTCTCTTCTATCACATTTAGATTACAGCTCCTGTTCAGGTTGAAGGGAGGGGCTGAAGAaggtaaacaaacagaaaaacagaaagtaaCAAGCTGCCTGCCTCGGTCGAGTATAAAGAGTGAGTATCTTTCACCTTAAAATTTTGCTGTAATATCAAGTCACATCCCTTGTAAACACAGAGTGCTTTAGCAAAATGTTGTAGTGGCCTTATTTCTTTACCTCCTCTGAGCTTCTGCTTGTGTTGTTGTTCTTACTTTCTCCTTAAGTAAGGCAGCACCCAGCAAAtaattttctttgtcttttttttaacataaataTTTCCTCGGTAGTATGATCCTGCCAAGAAATGAGTGACAGGTTTTTTGTTATaagtaaaattaaataaataaaaatttggtaCCTTTGAGCTGTAGACCAAATAAATCATGTTTTAAAATCTAAAAATCCATAAATTTTGAAAACTGTCTGAAAATCAGAAAGAGATGGCCAAATCCTGGATTCCAATTGTTGGACCTGTCTACTTTTTGTAGCTAGTAATGCATTAAAAGTTGTGGAGTTCAAGCTAAGTGGTCCAGGGTTCTCCCCCTAAGGTGGTTGATGGTACATTCTAGCATTGATTTTGATGGTAAACAGATTTAATACGTTGGTGCATTAAGGCAGGACCAGAGAGTGGTGTCGTGGGAAGGATTCTTTTCCTGAGATTATGAAGCAGAATCAGGCTTCTGTTTTAGCTCATGTACTGCCTATGCTTAAACCTACTCTTGGAAAAGATCATCAGGCATTACAACTACTGTTTACAAAAACTGGGTACAGATACTCATTCAACACTTGAAATAAGAGCAGTCCAAAGTTGCTACTGTGAAACATGTATATTTGGATGTTTAAGCAAGCTGTTGCCATACATCCATTTGCTTCATAAAAAGCTATATAAACCTGTTTTTGTTTCCTCTTCTTTTTCCAGAGTGCTCACTTTTTGTGGTCATTTGTGTCAACGTGCAAGCACCATGGCTGGCCTGGATTATACTCCCAGATGTTTGCTAGCTTTCCTTCCACTACTTGGTTTGCTGCCTACTGCTGAGGCTATGGACGGGGGAAATGCTGTGGCTCTCCTGCTAGGGATTATTATCGGCATCTTTGGCTTTTGTGTCTGTTTAGGGTATTatgcaaagaaaagaaatgaGCAGCTATGACTTCAGGGAGaaaaggttgggggggggcatATTTAACATTAGAAATGTAATGTGATGGGGTCTGCAAGGAATCTAAAATGCAGAAACCATTAATTTTTTAGAAGGTGATTTATTGCCCTTGTTGGGAGCCTCATGGCCATAATACCGAGCTTGGATTTGAATGATGCATATATAGTGATTTGACACACTGTGTGAATAATGCAGGCACATCTTTCAAGCCCATGTGCCTTTTGCATTGGTAGGTAAACACGTTACAATTATGGATTATTTTTGAAGTTCAATATGGTTGCTGGCACCTTCCTCAGATTTTTCCAATTGCCTTCCTTTATCTGTATTATGGAATTTGCTCTCATATTAGCTAACAAACACAAGTGAAGAAAGCTCTCTGGGGATATTGAAGATGAATCTTGTAGAAACAATGAAAAGCATGGCAGCCTCAAAACAACAGCGAggaaatgaataaaacaaaatgtcatGAAAAGAGGAGTACATTTATTTCATAGCTAGATACTTTTCTTGGTGCTATAAGAGCTGTAGCTTGGTTGTGGTCTGAAGTGTATAGCTCCTTGGTGTTGGCTggtaaaaatgtgttttaatacaTGAAACCTGAGTTGCAGAGAACCTAAAATTGATTGCAAAATAGTGTAGCCACTGCTTTAGAGATAGTATGCTGTGCTCCATAGGTACATTTatcagaaacatgacagcagatgataatcaaatggcccatccagtcttgccatccacagcaaccactaactcctcctttccctaagtgaTCCCCACGTTTTTGAATTCAGAGACAGGCCTTGTCTCCACCTCCATAGGGAGTCGATTGATTCCACATGtgcaccaccctttccgtaaaaaagtatttccttagattactcctgagcctgtaacctcttaacttcatcctatgccctctcagtccagtgttttccttcatttgaaagaggctcgccacctgtacattaatgccacagaggtatttaaatatctcttatcatatcccctctccctcctttcttccaaagtatacatattgagaaccTTGTCTGTCCATATAtgctttatgaaagagaccactgTCCAATTTtctagccaccctctggaccaactccatcctgttgccACTTGACATATCATTTAATGTGTACTGTATCTGTACCAGTCTCATTGTTATATATTTGTTTCGGAGGCTAATAAGATAAGGCTCatctgccaaaacacggccgtgttgagcCTTTTAACCATTGACTTACATCAATTTAGAAGCAATAAAGACCTGATTATCTGGATTAGCTTtggtttactcttttttttttttttttgttccctcaCTATTGGCTGTTAGTTTTATGTGCATTCATGAGGTTTGGAgttccttttttgtttcttttaatactGAACCACACCATCCGGTGATTGGTAGATTCCAATCACCCactgtaagcaccaggtccagaatagctttgTTCCGTGTGGGGACAATTCTTTCTGCAGAGAATCCCAAGATTCCTTTGCTTCTAGAAGACCCCGCAGCAGGGACGCCCCAATCACTGGAATATTCAAGTCCAActacctatcagtagtacttccccttccctaactatcttgtgaatgtcttcaattaaatctctgtccatttcttctgactgtgagggAAGCCTATATATCACACCAGTGTAAAAACTTTTTCCATTCCCCCTTTCAAGAtaaacccacagtgcttcttccttaacccatatgtcctgcagttctgtcatttTAATATTATTCCTAACATAATAATGCTActtctccacccttttttcctatctCGTCTTTCCTGAAtatattatagccaggtataactatatcccagtcatggttctccgtgaaccaccACTGAATCCAAGTTGGCTTCTACCATTACTGCCTCTAgaactagaaatttgtttcccatactatgggcattggtatacaaagctCTCTAGATATagcctttttttttcctatttctataAAAGTATTAGATGTCTTACATTCCTGAaagttttattttagttacatttgtaccccgcactttttcccactcatggcaggctcaatgcggcaggcaatggagggttaagtgacttgcccagagtcacaaggagctgcctgtgcggggaatcgaactcagttccccaggaccaaagtccaccaccctaaccactattggGGGCTTTTCTCATCCATCTGCAGTAAATCTAGTTTATAGCCCTCTTTAGTACGTTAGCCAGTCTGTTCCAAAATGCATTTCTACAATATTTGCGTAGTTCAGAAAATAAAGTTATCTGTTTTGCTTAGACGGAGAAAGCTTAGGAAAGAAGAGACAGCTCTGGTATTCTATCACCCCAAATTAATCTTGCTACTTAAAAAGATATTAGAAAATTAATGCAGACTAGGTATTTATTTAACAGATATGAAATTTGTGAAAAACAGTTGTATAAAAATTTTGCATTCTAGGAAAGCAACAGTAAGAAGTTGAAAAGATTTGTTACAATACCTTTTGTATGTTTACCAATTCtgttaaccaaaaaaaaaaaaaaaaagcttttttgtaGATTTCTAAGAACTACTGCCAACACTTGTGTgaatttttttggtttttttatatGAAGTGCCTGCTAAAATGCTCTACATTCATGGTGGTTCTTTGAAATGTCAGTGGTCATATTTGTTGGTGTTGACTATGTTACAAActgaatttcttgtaacataaaaCATTGCACTAAAACCAAGAATATATGTTGTGTACTTTCTTATTTGTGTATAGTATTTAAATATCTATTAGGAAATTGAGGCATTAAAGCAATGGGTTGAGACCTAAAGAAATCAGCATACCCAAATCAAACTTCTCCCACTGATCCTGCTTGTAACTTTGGGAAAGTGCCTTCCTCAGTTCTTCTCTCAGATACCCATTTAATTATAgtaacttccttgtcatcagcagcagacgaATCCAGAAACTTCTGGGTTATGACCGTCTATCAGCAAGTGGAGATAAGAGTACCAAACTGAACTCTGCCACATAGGAtggtatgctccttggtcagtcaacATTCTTAAATACAGCATGCAGTGCACAGGTTCTCACAggctcctgttcagagttcccTGGTTCACTTGAGCTTGGGGGTGTCTAGGCCGCTAGAGGTGCCTGAGTTGGGGTATACCTGGTGGTATATAGTTGAGTATTATAATAAAGATCTGATTCACAATTTCTGAGTTTTACAACAATAGACTGAGTGAATCTTAACTGCACACATATGTAAACTGCTGCGTGTTAGCATTAAAGTTTCTCTTATCAATGAGAGGAAAACCTCATACCGCTGTGGCTCAGCCTGATTGATTAACCAGAAAAATTTAGAGACTCACAgtaaaaagtaatcatgggtAAAAACCTCTCATGAATAATATAATGGCAAACTCATCAGCCACACTTATCATCTGTGCTCCAGGTACTCCATGAATGTTATGCAACATtgaggtcccgacggacccgtttcgcttCTGCTTTGTCAAGGTTCCTCAGCATGCACAGTGACAGCTTAGCACACGGCTATGGCTGCTTGGCTAGCTCATGGCTCAATGGTATTGATAGAATTTGGCTCTTTCATGGCTGTTGAGATTCTTCTGTTGGTACGTGTGGAGCGAGGCCAGCACCGTACAACACAGTTTTCCCTTTCCATGGGCTGCGCTGCTCAGTATTTGGCTGTAGAGCACAGTTCTGGCTACACTTGCGGGTCACATCACCATAACTAGTGTGGTCCCCTCATGCTTCGCTGGTCCCAGTCTCCTTTTGGTTCTATCTCTGCATGCTGCTTCCAGTTTTATCTCTGTCGGTTGGCACGTCTCCATGTCTGAATGAGGAGCAAATCCCTTTTTTGTGTGTGGCACGCAGCCCTAGTCCTGATTGAACATGACCACCTGTgcctggtggctgtggctcctttATGGGGCACAGTTCCATTTCTGCTTAATGGGCTCAGCTATATCACTGTCTGTGAATATGGAGCATAGCTTCATCTCTGCTTCTTCCATCGCTCCAGTACAGTTGGCTCTATATGGGACACAACTTCATCCTTGGTTTTGGGCACGGCTCCTCCTCTGTATGTCCAACTACACTTCTGAGCCCGACGCAGTGTTTCATGGTAGGAAGTGGATCTTCTTCCTCTGGTTATATCTCATAGCTTCACCCTTGGAGTTGTCCAAAGCTGTCTCTGGATGCAGATAGTTCAGTTCATCTCTGATTATGGAGCACTGCTCCTTGTCTGGCTCAGGGATGCAGCTCTGGATCTGGGCACAGTTGCATCTCTGGATGAGGAGCAGTGTGCCATTTATGGAGGCCGTCTCTGAACATGTATAAGAGCTTCAAGTCTGTACCATATCTGACTTTCAGACTGGTCTTGTCCTTGTCATTTATGACTTTCCTTTTTCGTTTGGGAATCTGTTCTAGCTGGGAAGCACACTTCTGGTGTTCTGTAGTGTACAAGCTCAGCTCTTTTTGTGCAGAAAGTTGCTAGCTGGCATCATATTTCAACATGCTGTGTCTATGGGGTTCTGCGGGGCTCCCAGCCTGGAAAGCAGTCTTGCCCAATCCTGGGCCTCAGTCTTGTTGTGCACTAGCATCCTCCCCGTCCTATGTTGGAGTTCTCCTGTTTGCAGTCATACTTGAACCTGCTCTATCTCTGCATAGTCAGTGTGACTCCAGCTTGGCATTTTTTTTGCATGGTTCCATCAATAATTTGAAATCCTGACAGTGTTCTGTGCAGATGTATTCATGCCTCAGAGTCGAAGGTGACTCTCATCACAGTCCCACCTTTGTTGCCTCTGGTGGTTTCCACGTATCTGTTTCCATTTCCATTAATCAGCTGTTGTTTCCTCCATTCCACAGGAGGCAAATTCACCTGCTGATTTACATTGCAGTTCCTGTGGGCCTTTTCTAGTACCTTCAGGATAGAAATAGTTGTCTGGGTGTGGTCTCCCTTTCTGCTGGTGGATTCCAGTTAGAGCATTGATGATTTCAGCTAAGCATCCTTCGGGGCATCGGTTCTTTGTGCGGCTGTGTctggttcccaccctacttacaGACTGCTTGCTGCTgacaaggaaaggaaagaaaaatgatcttacctgattaagggaaagaaaattgtcaCGGCAGACGAATCCAGAGTCCCAACTTTTCACGAGTTTGACATTATAAGTTCAGTCTGTTTCTCTGCTTAGGTTACTTGCTGTGGTTGTCTGTGCATACTTCTGCTAGTTGACAGGTTCGTCTCATTTCTatgaggagggagaaatgctttGCCTTATTCATACTTCtgttttgttatgagaaatactgactcaCCAAGGAGCATACCATCCTATGTAGCAGAGTTCAGTTTTGGtactttctatctccacctgctggtagatggtcataccCCACAAGTTTGGATttgtctgctgtgactaaaggaaagaagatgatcaggtaaggcataatttttccatagtaaatgatggcaaaaaaagacctgcatggtccatccagtctgcctaacagtccAATAGTATTACTTTTAACATTTAACTTGCTAAGATTCTTCCCTGCACCCACGCTAATTATAAGGTCTTTGGTGGTGGGATTTCTTATATCTGACTGTTAATAATGGTGGTAATCTGTTTTGAGCATTATTTGGAAAGGTAGGCCAAAAGTTCCAAAATTATAATTTCTTCCTCAGTTACTAGCCTCTGAAATGGGACCCCACCCATGTTTAATCTTTCTTACCTAGTACTGTGAGGTGATAGATTAGCTATAACTAAACTTAATAAACCCTCTCCCTCCATTCTAAACTTAATAAACCTTCTCCCTCTAGGGCTGTGAGCAATAAGTTGTTGCAGTGACATGTCTTATCTAGCCAAACTCTTGCATGACCTCTTAACTGATGAGGCACTACgcagtagtaaaagggggcctgcgctggtgtcggcgcGTGTTTTTGACGCGCTGAGGTTCTCTTTACCAGAGCGAGTAAAaggtatttctttttttcaggaaatggccatgcagcaagtgaagcacttgtcacgtggccatttgggggggggggggggggcccttaccgccaccccttgaggtgacagtaaaggttcccgcagtaaccaggcagtgccaggtTACCACCGgtacaccagcgctacaaaaaataacaatatttttgtagtgctggatatgactgctcgctgggggtgggaactaccgctgggctgctgtggtagcccagcggtacttcctttttagtgagcagttggacttaccgctgctttaaggggccctttgtgTGGTACTGAAATGATGTATTCTTTATGTAGTACATGAAGTACTATACAAGATGAACATACAGAAATGAATGTAAGAACATTAGAAATAATAATTATGCCCCAGAGGCACAGTAggtaggaaagtttgttggttttttttttttaacccacaaAGCATTACTGCTGTTCCTGTTTGGTAGGATAATCTACTGTTCCTTGATTACTGTATGGAGAGGTCACCCACTGCCCAATCAATTTTGTGACATCAGTTGAGTGCCCTCTggtgcctgattttttttttaattgtcactGTTCATTTGTAGGTTTGAGTAATGCCATCTTTTGCTCATTCTCTGCTGTATGTAGCTCCTGAAAGCTAACTTTTCACCAAGCTAATGTTTCTTGATAtcactgtactttttttttttttttttttttgtaaaagtgatgCCTATTGTTGATTGATTCAGATTCTGTGGCCAAGGATAGTTACATACAGATGCAAT
This window harbors:
- the SMIM30 gene encoding small integral membrane protein 30; translation: MAGLDYTPRCLLAFLPLLGLLPTAEAMDGGNAVALLLGIIIGIFGFCVCLGYYAKKRNEQL